The segment AACTTAATAAATGGAATCATAGACTCTTATCCCTTGCTGGAAGAGTCCAGGTTTGCCAAAAGATTCTCTCCTCCTATAGTATATATTACTCTTCTGTCTGGATGTTTAGTAACTATCAGATCTTGGAAATTCAGAAAGCCATCAGGCACTTTCTTTGGTCAGATGGCAACGGTTCTAGGAAAGCCCATTCTGTTAAATGGGACTGGTGCCATCTAGAGAAAAGTCTCGGAGGGCTTGGTCTTAAAGATCTCAAACTTCAAGGAATGGCTCTTGCTTCTAAATGGATCCTTCAATCCCTTGTTGGTGACGAGCCCTGGAAAGTTCTTGTCAAAAATAACATTCAGAATGGAGTGCCTAAAACTGCTAAATCTTGGAAACATCTCCCCTTCAGTGATTTGGTTTTTGGCAATTTCCCCATATCTGTGAAGGGAACTTGGGTTTTCCGTTCCTTATGGAAAGCATGGGAGAACATTCGACACTATATTGATAACTCAGTCTTTGATTATCATTATACTCTTCAAGGTGAgcgatcaatatggtggaatcttcTCCATCAAGGTAAATCCCTTGCTTTGACTAAAGGCTGTTCGGCTAAATTTTGGGCCAACAAGGGTGTTAAGTATATCATGGATATCCTTGATCACAATCAGCTCATCAGTTGGGAAGACCTTGCTAATCAATTTGATATCCCTGCTTCTCATAAGCGAACGTATAACCTCATCAAAATGGCTTGTTCTCACCTTAATCTCCCCCGTAATACTGATGTGGATTCTCACCGATTTCTCTCTTTTAGGCGGCAGGATGGTACTCACCTCTCTTCTATCAAAGCTAAAGATATATACCGATTTCTTAACCATGATACCTCTGTTTCTCAACATCTTAATGTCATTTGGtactcttccttttcctcctctgatTGGCATAAAATGTTTGATAAGCTCTGGAAAGCTCCTATTCCTCCTAAAATTCAATGCTTTAAATGGCTGCTCCTGCTGGACAGGCTGCCCATTAGAAACCAGCATGCCACCCTTGATATTTGTTCTATCTGTAGAGTTCCTGAAACTATGAGACATATATTTTTTGATTGTTCCTTTGCCCGTGAAGTTTGGCTCATGTTTGGTATTTGCATCACTCGCTATGTTTATACTTTGGATATTATTACTGGTTTTATTGATGGCCTTAGAAAAGATACTAACTTATTTTGGCAGGTCCTCTCATCTTTCATCCTTTGGCATATATGGAAATTTAGAAATGATTCTAAGTTCCAAGGTTTTACCAGATCTCTTActggatttcatagaaatctcatATATTTTAAAATTGCCTCACAGGTCTGCTGCGTGCTCAACCTGGAAAAAAGGAAGTTGCTCAGATTTTTGCGTGATGGCCGGGCTACAATGTTTATATATGAGATGCAGAATGGTTATGAGTTAGCTAGTGTGCTGGACAACCAGATGGCGTTTGATGAAGCCCTTGCCAAGCTCATGCAGGAGATCCAAAACAGCAAAAACCCCTCTGTTGATAACCTTCAGGTCTTTCATCAACTGCTGGAACAGAAAAAGGCTATCTGGATGGAGGGACCCCTTGGTTGGACATCCTGGGTCAACAAATTTGAAGATGTTTACCCGTAGGACTAATCCTTTTTTGGTTGCTCTTCTGGTTCTCTTGTACTCTGTTGCTTCTCGGCTGTATATGTATCTCGGATAGTTCTTCCCTTTGGTGGTTCTCTTTCATTGCTGCTCTCCTTCTAGCTGGTTGAGGCTCTGCCTCCCTCCTTTTTGATGTACTCTTTTGAACTctcgatttataatataaaaaaaaataaaggaaagttacAGCTTCAGAAAAGGGAACAGTTCCTTGTCATGAAACCACCAACAACCACCAATCCAAACCACCCAGCCTAGACAAAACCACCCACCCAAAACAACTATGCAGACCACCAACCCTAAATTTCTACAGTAACGCTTCGCACAGAATACAACTAATCcatataaaacatgaaaaacaaaattGACATATAGTCTGGTTAACATAGAAATGGGAATAAACTCCCAAATAGAGACAAACATCATAAACAATTCACACATAACTACCTGGAAGGATTACCATGGTTTGTTTCCTGTCTGCCATCACTGCCTTCGTGCTTCTAGTCCTCGGCCTTAGCCTTCAGCTTGTCACTTCCTCGTCCCCTACTTTCGCCATTGGACGATACCATCAtcaaccccccccacccccccccaccATCTCGTCACACATCTATCCAATTCACATGCCACATTGGATGAATCATCCGCCACCAtatcccccccccctcttaatatgGGAAATATGAAAATCCTGAAAAACATTCAGTTTTGAGCAAATAATTGATATAAATTTATTTAGTCCCCAACTCTGAGATACTCCTTTCACAATTGCATCCACCACCATTTGAGAGTCCCCTTCAAGATTCACTCTCAGGGTTTTCATGTTATTATCCAATTCCACCGCTAATAAGGCGATATGTGCCTCAGACTCATTGTTCCTCCCATCTTGCAACCTTTGCGCACCTTTGAAGAGGACCTTCCCCTCATCATCATGAGCAATGCACCCAACACCTGAAATGCCTGGGTTACCTCTCGATGCCCCATGAAAGTTGATCTTAATCCATCCCTGCTCCATCTTGTCCCATACCTCTTCACCTCTCCTAACCACCTTACCCAGAGGATGAACCCTAGAAAACCCATGAACGGgtatataataaatttattaagtTAATAAACAATCAATTACtagaatttaaatataaataaaacatgtattaaattataattaatatcaaACAATATTAACATTAATGGAAAGGTAAACTCATTATGAGTAATAAATAAAAGGTAAGGTCTTAACCAAAACATGGATGAGAGTATTCAACAATCCCACAAACCTaacaaatataatataaaaaatataaacatataattttataatataataatattttaacacCTTATTTTTTATTTAGGAAGGTGACATTGTAATAGTGATGATAGTggcagggtaagtgcaccaagatggagaacaaaaagggggtataagtggccacttttttttttcctgaaaacaggcactagtacattcggagctaattttcaacggccgtttgtcggattttcgatgaattttcgtcggagtgtTGACAAAATCCACCGTCGAAAACTCGACGTTGGATTGGTCGACAATGCCATGCCTGTCAGATTTGACAATCCAAAGGACTctgccgacggtcaaagaagtcgtcggtcgaaagcttggtattcgtcgtaattccgacgatgatcatttaaaaaaataaaaataattatcatcaatataaaagaaccatcgaaggaaggaaatgccaaaaggactcactgaagataataacttcatcgacaaaagatatcgaagaaagcagagagggtcttcattgacgggaaaagttctcgaggaaataatactatcggtgcaacataaaaaggactcaccaaaaggagcattttcattgaaagaataatatcgatcagacaaaaagaagctacatcgataaaagatatcgatgaggatataggtttcaaggaggttaaacttcatcgacaaatgatatcgaagaaagcatagagggtcttcatcgacgggaaaagttctcgaggaaataatactatcggtgtaacataaaaaggacccaccaaaaggagcatttcatcgaaagaataatatcgatcagacacaaggaagctacatcgataaaagatatcgatgaggatataggttttgaggaggttaaaagccatgttctcgatatgcatggttttgccgatgtaactttatcggtgaagaacgataagggaaaataaagaaaagcttcagtgagataatagactcattcatcgacggggcatagtgatatcgatgaaagaagtatttcgatggaaaaataaaggaggacaccaaagcccaaggtttcttcaacataagacccgatggatatcagatatgtttcgatgaggagacaaccatactgaccgaatacagtatttcgatgaagggaaaaaatacttgatcaaagtaatattcgaaataaaagtattgtcgatagaaacaaagagatcgatggactaaagaaacaaatgatcgaaagacatatcctcatcgaaatgattattgattgccatgaaaatcataaacaaatcccagggaaggtcacatcgccattaaattcaaacgtgtgcccgagtgaccgttgtccaaagcgccattactaattgattaaatacgccataagtagtggatcaaccatcaaagggcacatcattaaggaattcacaggcgactaactgaaagcaggaattgggagaattcacagataaagctcagtaattccaagtaagttgtttgcacacaaacctctttttcaaaattcaaatagaatcatcatctaaaactaataagaccaaaaagggaaaagaacctattgctgcagaagaaaaacctaaaagacaaaaaagggaagggtgttctttggcccaggacctgattgaccagtgcccatcatccagtttgaggtccaagaagattagagctgatgaggaaggcctggaggaccggtttgaggatcttggagacatatggacagagttgagagggtatgaattattcatatatgggtacaacagaagagtttcccctcaacctatcagcaatttatggtgattgaaattaggaaggttagttgtggctaatgtattcatgaatgtggatctcatgaaggcattggcaaacaattgtgaccctaaaaccaggaccatatataactacatgggtgagccaattcttgcaatcacaaaggaggttattacaccgtgttcaagttggattggggatttgaagaatttattgacctcaagaagttaacaagtgaatattttaacccaaagcacatttacaaaacgtggagactccctatacatagacctaggaatgcagggtccttagtgccactaggtcaagatgacaaagctccctatgatgtcaactctttccatccatatttcaagtatacctattattgtgttgcccaagtgctagggataaaagcccatcctttgatggatattgcagccatggtcatttgtgtcgatttgcagtctaaggacccccgcttctttgatttttctgcttatttggttgaggttttgaatcatgggttagaaaagttaaagggggatgtcatcaatgttcatttcaagcattattccttacttatgcatatgctattgtatgtgggtcaagatgaagggttatggccagaagagttatgtgtcaggacatatgacaatgctggaatgagaaaaccagtgcaactatgggtttcttcatgggaccagaggtatgtgaataatcaatattggcattttgaggagttctttgtcaagccattatatagactgttgggatgcccatgcgatcatgcccttgcaccagaggttcaaagattcctaagaccaaaagatttcactgaagatccctcaattgaacacaattggggagattggtattgttttttagactgcacacaagtcagggtatacgagtttgaagggagaccatacttactaccacttacagtccctaacagagtggcttgtctggaaattatgaggcaactatcaatagtgagtacagaacatctgacaagccatggaaaacaatcaattgtacctgggttgttagtattttcatattttattgtgaaaagttcaaagagttatggcctgatGCAgataaaattggattattatggcatggctatgggggatccaaggtcTAATTTCGATcctaaaggatacataaggatagcttggtcatcacaaaagctgaaggctggagagcataaatcttacctaccggatgacctcattaagaacattgtcAGAGAAGAGGCCAGaatgaagcgaataaagtttgagaaagcaatgcaagcttataaatggaagctttatagaaggaaaatggatgagaatgtgctacaaaagattgaagaccccttggagttggccaacaaacttgtggagcatgaattggaaatacttgagggagtcccgcctcatgtttttagggattacattgatactattaggaatacaaagcctttggctcatatgtctccttcttccacatctggcatcgttccattcactccttgagaggattaccccctagttatgtagaggatacaccgatagacttggcaataggacaactgaatgttcgagaagtggctgacattagattcctggagcatgaggatttcattgctgatagtgacttcattgcttccaaggagttcaccgcattcctctatcaacataaaggatctcaaattaggaataacatgagaaatagtgaagaagagcagtagCTTCAAAATTTagaagaggagatggatcttgtgatgagagaaatgacacctgagaagggaagacagttgcttaaggaagctggtgtgctattatactctggatgggacatgaactttgccttgttgtttgatggattcctcaagaaacaggacccaagtaggcaaatgatgccaaaagagattgataaactctttagaggatcaggatatgatccagatcagaaggctcttctatagtgggctatctatcccaaagataaaagacctatattggttgatacagaagaagcttttggacatttgatggtgcagtaggctggaaagactgaccctagaacaactgccaaactaaatttggatgtcgctaaactaaaccaagatcagatagagtttttggtccgagaaaattgtacatacaaaagcctatatgagaaaattaatgaagaaaaatagaggctgcaggcaattgcttcagattgatacaggtaccagtcaaatagggatgacatacggtgttgatagagatgccatggatgccttgacagacgctatgtattggaggaacagggctgaaaagacatctcggcaactaaaaaaggaacatcaaaagatggataagttagttctcgaggtcattgaccatagattcaaaagtatgatgtaGGTTGCATAAATccattggaagacatacactggaatagtcaaagctgtgaaagagcatgaaaggctcaggtcttggttggaaggcttgatgaatgatAATAGTCTGATGAATCCAGATGAGACAATTAAAGccgaggctcacttgaagtcccatgatgaattggcaaatcaattaaggaaagagcatcagaggttggacgatgggaatacccctagggtgccctctttttacagtaatggtgagttagtatcgttggaacaatggaaacaagagtcagtgatgagaagaatcgagcagtagcagagttggatcgggacaaagatttgtcactttgtgttaacaatattctatccaatcatttccagacagaaagcgacatgaggacactaaacaatggcgttctaatgtataaagatgataagtacattgaacacataggaatgttgaacttgtttatcttccagtttgttaacaaaagtgctaattaatagttaagtgttgaaaagccacaatgcttggtgacaatgtataccctcatataaatgagggaatttttggaacaataaggatcattagagaagaagtagaatatagcctcaggcttactattttaccattttgcgaacatacataatataatcagtcatctttcctttgtgtatatgttgtggattactgcatctttctataggcagttgcttgtgatattatctaaaggagataaggttacttgtgttcttccagtaaaactctgtgtttcatattgtggatttgactaaaagatttacttgcgaatatagttttgtatatagtgcgcatgcatattatctcaaccatggtgcgcctgcatatgtatatagttttgtttataggtggaaagcctaaggttcaatgtcgaacttggt is part of the Cryptomeria japonica chromosome 10, Sugi_1.0, whole genome shotgun sequence genome and harbors:
- the LOC131859005 gene encoding uncharacterized protein LOC131859005; translated protein: MEWANSSHQEAAMLLLDFEKAYDRIEWDFILMMLKAFGFPDIFCKYIQILLKDASAKIDVNGSLTNPIPLSRSIRQGCPLAPALFVIASDALHYILKDDTISPKVRGITLPNDSELLNIQFADDTSLFLELSFDNLICLCNKLDMFGKASGARISSSKSIMLGWSDHPPDWLCQFGYSWGGPNQIVRYLGIPFSVKPSLKDTWLWIKDKIFRKLNKWNHRLLSLAGRVQVCQKILSSYSIYYSSVWMFSNYQILEIQKAIRHFLWSDGNGSRKAHSVKWDWCHLEKSLGGLGLKDLKLQGMALASKWILQSLVGDEPWKVLVKNNIQNGVPKTAKSWKHLPFSDLVFGNFPISVKGTWVFRSLWKAWENIRHYIDNSVFDYHYTLQGERSIWWNLLHQGKSLALTKGCSAKFWANKGVKYIMDILDHNQLISWEDLANQFDIPASHKRTYNLIKMACSHLNLPRNTDVDSHRFLSFRRQDGTHLSSIKAKDIYRFLNHDTSVSQHLNVIWYSSFSSSDWHKMFDKLWKAPIPPKIQCFKWLLLLDRLPIRNQHATLDICSICRVPETMRHIFFDCSFAREVWLMFGICITRYVYTLDIITGFIDGLRKDTNLFWQVLSSFILWHIWKFRNDSKFQGFTRSLTGFHRNLIYFKIASQVCCVLNLEKRKLLRFLRDGRATMFIYEMQNGYELASVLDNQMAFDEALAKLMQEIQNSKNPSVDNLQVFHQLLEQKKAIWMEGPLGWTSWVNKFEDVYP